The following proteins are co-located in the Camelina sativa cultivar DH55 chromosome 12, Cs, whole genome shotgun sequence genome:
- the LOC104732901 gene encoding ARF guanine-nucleotide exchange factor GNL1 isoform X2, with amino-acid sequence MGYQNHASGSNSFHGEFKSCHSKPSKGAVASMINSEIGAVLAVMRRNVRWGVRYIADDDQLEHSLIHSLKELRKQIFLWQSNWQNVDPILYIRPFLDVILSDETGAPITGVALSSVYKILTLDIFTLETVNVGEAMHIIVDAVKSCRFEVTDPASEEVVLMKILQVLLACIKSKASSGLSNQDICTIVNTCLRVVHQSSSKSELLQRIARHTMHELIRCIFSQLPSIIPLANETELHVSDKVGTVDWDQNSGESKVENGNIASVSDSLDTEKDSPSSEMVIPEAEVRNDEKKTEVNDDLNVAANGENAMMAPFGIPCMVEIFHFLCTLLNVGENGEVNSRSNPIAFDEDVPLFALGLINSAIELGGPSFREHPKLLNLIQDELFSSLMQFGVSMSPLILSTVCSIVLNLYLSLRTELKVQLEAFFSYVLLRCAQSKHGSSYQQQEVAMEALVDLCRQHTFMAEVFANFDCDITCSNVFEDVSNLLSKSAFPVNGPLSAMHILALDGLISMVQGMAERVGEELPATDVPTHEEGYEEFWTARCENYGDPNFWVPFVRKAKHLKKKLMLGADHFNRDPKKGLQYLQGMHLLPKELDPKSVACFFRYTCGLDMNLIGDFLGSHDQFCVQVLHEFAKTFDFQNMNLATALRLFVGTFRLPGEAQKIQRVLEAFSERYYEQSPHILINKDAAFVLAYSIILLNVDQHNKQVKTRMTEEDFIRNNREINGGADLPREYLSEIYHSISSSEIQMNADKGTGFQMITASRWISVIYKSKETSPYILCDSASHLDRDMFCIVSGPTIAATTVVFEQAEQEDVLQRCVDGLLAIAKLSAYYHLNSILDDLVVSLCKFTPFFTPLSADEAVLALGEDARARMATEAVFLIANKYGDYISSGWKNILECVLSLNKLQILPVHIASDEADDPEPSTSNLEQEKPSTNPLSVVSQPQPSAAPRKTSSFIGRFLWSLDVEETNALPTEEELVVYKHARGIVKDCHIDSIFSDSKFLQAESLQQLVNSLIKAPEKDEASAVFCLELLIAVTLNNRDRILLIWQTAYEHISGIVQSTSTPCALVEKAVFGVLKICQRLLPYKENLTDELLKSLQLVLKLKANVADAYCERITQEVGRLVKANASHIRSYIGWRTIISLLSITARHPEASDAGFEALRFIMSEGAHLLPSNYILCLDAAGQFAESRLGDIDRSISAIDLMSNSVFSLARWSQEAKNSVGEDYAMMKLSQDIGEMWLRLVENLKGVCLDQRDQVRNHAILMLQRAIGGAEGIMLPQPLWFKCFDSSVFPLLDDLLAISIENSKKTFKKTVEETLVLATKLMSKAFLQSLEDISQQPSFCRLWLGVLNRLETYMSTKFRGKRSEKIHELIPELLKNTLLVMKTTGVLLPGDDIGSDSFWQLTWLHVKKISPSLQSEVFPQEELDQFQRRNAKPEDSPAPENEDRD; translated from the exons ATGGGGTATCAAAATCATGCTTCGGGAAGTAACTCGTTCCATGGAGAGTTCAAGAGTTGTCACTCCAAACCGTCCAAGGGTGCTGTGGCATCAATGATCAATTCTGAAATTGGTGCAGTTTTGGCTGTGATGAGGAGAAATGTACGGTGGGGTGTACGCTATATTGCAGATGATGATCAGTTAGAGCATTCTCTTATCCATTCTTTGAAAGAATTGCGTAAGCAGATATTTTTATGGCAAAGCAATTGGCAAAATGTTGACCCGATACTGTACATACGGCCTTTTTTGGAT GTTATATTGTCGGATGAAACTGGGGCTCCAATCACTGGCGTTGCTTTGTCATCTGTCTACAAGATCTTGACCCTTGACATTTTTACCCTTGAAACCGTGAATGTGGGAGAGGCAATGCATATCATAGTTGATGCTGTAAAAAGCTGTCGTTTCGAGGTAACTGATCCAGCCTCAGAGGAAGTGGTTCTGATGAAGATACTTCAAGTTCTGCTGGCTTGCATAAAGAGTAAGGCCTCTAGTGGATTGAGTAATCAAGACATTTGCACCATCGTCAACACTTGTTTGCGTGTTGTTCATCAATCAAGTTCCAAAAGTGAATTGTTGCAGCGTATAGCTCGCCACACAATGCATGAGTTGATTAGATGTATATTCTCTCAGCTTCCTTCTATCATCCCCTTGGCTAATGAAACTGAATTACATGTCAGCGATAAG GTGGGAACAGTGGACTGGGATCAGAATTCTGGAGAAAGCAAAGttgaaaatggaaatattgCTAGTGTATCTGATTCTCTCGACACTGAAAAAGATTCTCCAAGTTCTGAGATGGTTATTCCAGAAGCAGAAGTTcgaaatgatgaaaagaaaactGAGGTCAACGATGACTTGAATGTTGCTGCAAATGGTGAAAATGCAATGATGGCGCCTTTTGGTATTCCATGCATGGTAGAGATTTTTCATTTCTTGTGTACCCTATTGAATGTTGGAGAAAATGGTGAAGTCAATTCCAGATCCAACCCAATAGCGTTTGATGAAGATGTTCCTCTTTTCGCTCTAGGCTTAATTAATTCTGCTATAGAACTTGGAGGGCCTTCTTTCCGTGAGCACCCAAAGCTGTTGAATTTGATTCAGGATGAGTTATTCTCTAGCTTGATGCAGTTTGGTGTGTCCATGAGCCCTCTGATTCTTTCTACAGTTTGCAGCATCGTTCTTAATCTCTACCTAAGTCTTCGTACTGAGCTTAAGGTACAGCTTGAAGCTTTCTTTTCATATGTACTTCTGAGGTGTGCACAGAGCAAACATGGCTCTTCTTATCAGCAACAGGAGGTTGCTATGGAGGCTCTGGTTGATCTTTGCAGACAGCATACTTTCATGGCTGAAGTGTTTGCAAATTTCGATTGTGATATAACCTGCAGCAATGTGTTTGAAGATGTTTCAAACCTGCTATCCAAGAGTGCCTTCCCAGTTAATGGGCCTTTATCTGCTATGCATATACTTGCATTGGATGGGTTAATTTCTATGGTTCAGGGAATGGCTGAGAGGGTGGGTGAGGAATTGCCCGCTACAGATGTTCCTACACATGAAGAAGGATATGAGGAATTCTGGACAGCGAGATGTGAGAATTACGGAGATCCTAATTTTTGGGTTCCTTTTGTCCGAAAGGCAAAGCATTTAAAGAAAAAGCTGATGCTTGGGGCTGATCATTTTAACCGTGATCCTAAAAAAGGCTTACAGTATCTCCAAGGGATGCACTTGTTGCCTAAGGAACTTGATCCAAAGAGTGTGGCATGTTTCTTCAGGTATACATGTGGGTTAGATATGAATCTTATAGGAGATTTCCTCGGAAGTCATGACCAGTTCTGTGTTCAGGTGCTTCATGAGTTTGCCAAGACGTTCGACTTCCAGAACATGAATCTTGCTACTGCTCTGCGTCTCTTTGTAGGTACCTTTAGGTTGCCTGGCGAGGCACAGAAGATACAGCGAGTGCTGGAGGCGTTTTCTGAGAGATACTATGAACAGTCACCACATATACTGATTAATAAAGATGCTGCCTTCGTGTTAGCTTACTCGATTATATTGCTGAACGTTGATCAGCACAACAAGCAGGTGAAGACAAGGATGACTGAAGAAGATTTCATCCGTAACAACAGGGAGATAAATGGAGGCGCAGACCTTCCTAGAGAGTACCTATCTGAGATTTATCATTCAATTAGCAGCAGTGAGATTCAGATGAACGCAGATAAGGGAACCGGCTTCCAAATGATTACTGCCAGTCGTTGGATTAGTGTGATTTACAAATCCAAAGAAACCAGTCCCTATATCCTATGTGACTCTGCATCCCATCTGGACCGCGACATGTTTTGTATTGTGTCTGGTCCCACTATTGCAGCTACGACAGTGGTTTTTGAGCAAGCAGAGCAAGAAGATGTTTTGCAGAGATGTGTCGATGGATTATTGGCCATTGCAAAACTTTCAGCATATTATCATTTGAACAGTATTTTGGATGATCTGGTTGTGTCTCTCTGCAAATTCACACCTTTCTTCACCCCGTTATCTGCCGATGAAGCTGTTCTTGCTTTAGGAGAAGATGCCAGAGCGAGAATGGCTACTGAAGCTGTTTTCTTGATTGCAAATAAATATGGTGACTATATCAGTTCGGGCTGGAAAAACATACTGGAATGTGTCTTGAGCCTCAATAAACTCCAGATTTTACCAGTTCATATAGCTAGTGATGAAGCGGATGACCCAGAGCCGTCAACTAGTAACTTGGAGCAAGAAAAACCATCCACAAATCCGCTGTCAGTAGTATCACAGCCACAACCCTCAGCGGCGCCTCGCAAAACATCTAGTTTTATTGGTCGGTTTCTTTGGTCTTTGGATGTGGAGGAGACGAATGCATTACCAACCGAGGAAGAACTGGTAGTTTATAAACATGCTCGTGGGATAGTGAAAGATTGTCACATTGATAGCATATTCTCAGACAGCAAGTTTCTCCAAGCTGAGTCTCTGCAGCAGCTTGTTAACTCTCTCATAAAAGCACCCGAGAAAGATGAAGCTAGTGCTGTCTTTTGCCTGGAGCTTCTGATTGCAGTAACTCTTAACAACCGAGACAGAATCCTATTGATTTGGCAAACTGCTTATGAGCATATCTCGGGTATAGTTCAATCAACGTCAACACCATGCGCACTTGTTGAAAAGgctgtttttggtgttttgaagATTTGCCAGAGATTATTGCCATACAAGGAAAATCTAACAGATGAACTTCTGAAATCACTCCAACTTGTTCTCAAGCTTAAGGCAAACGTGGCTGATGCATACTGTGAACGAATTACACAAGAAGTTGGCCGTCTTGTGAAAGCGAATGCATCTCATATTAGATCTTATATTGGTTGGCGAACGATCATATCTCTGCTATCAATCACAGCTCGGCATCCAGAAGCTTCTGATGCTGGATTTGAAGCCCTCCGGTTTATAATGTCAGAAGGAGCACACTTGTTACCTTCAAACTACATTCTCTGTTTAGATGCAGCTGGGCAGTTTGCTGAATCCCGACTTGGTGATATTGATCGGTCCATCTCAGCAATTGACTTAATGTCAAACTCTGTTTTTAGTCTTGCAAGATGGTCTCAAGAGGCGAAAAACTCTGTTGGAGAAGATTATGCTATGATGAAACTAAGTCAAGATATTGGAGAAATGTGGCTCAGACTTGTGGAAAACCTCAAGGGAGTTTGTCTTGATCAACGCGACCAAGTGAGAAACCACGCAATTTTAATGTTGCAGCGAGCTATAGGCGGTGCAGAAGGGATCATGTTGCCACAACCTCTATGGTTCAAATGCTTCGATTCCTCAGTCTTCCCATTGCTAGACGATTTGCTCGCTATTTCGATTGAGAATTCAAAAAAGACTTTCAAGAAAACAGTTGAAGAAACGCTTGTTCTCGCCACGAAGCTCATGTCAAAAGCTTTTCTTCAATCTCTTGAAGATATCTCACAGCAACCATCATTCTGTAGACTCTGGCTCGGTGTCTTGAACCGTTTGGAGACTTACATGTCAACCAAATTCAGAGGAAAACGCAGCGAGAAGATCCATGAACTCATACCGGAACTGCTCAAGAACACATTGCTGGTGATGAAGACGACGGGAGTTTTATTACCAGGTGATGACATCGGAAGTGACAGTTTCTGGCAACTAACGTGGCTTCACGTCAAGAAGATCTCTCCATCTCTGCAATctgaagttttcccacaagagGAGCTTGATCAGTTTCAGAGACGAAACGCAAAGCCTGAGGATTCTCCGGCACCGGAAAATGAGGACCGAGACTGA
- the LOC104732901 gene encoding ARF guanine-nucleotide exchange factor GNL1 isoform X3, whose amino-acid sequence MGYQNHASGSNSFHGEFKSCHSKPSKGAVASMINSEIGAVLAVMRRNVRWGVRYIADDDQLEHSLIHSLKELRKQIFLWQSNWQNVDPILYIRPFLDVILSDETGAPITGVALSSVYKILTLDIFTLETVNVGEAMHIIVDAVKSCRFEVTDPASEEVVLMKILQVLLACIKSKASSGLSNQDICTIVNTCLRVVHQSSSKSELLQRIARHTMHELIRCIFSQLPSIIPLANETELHVSDKVGTVDWDQNSGESKVENGNIASVSDSLDTEKDSPSSEMVIPEAEVRNDEKKTEVNDDLNVAANGENAMMAPFGIPCMVEIFHFLCTLLNVGENGEVNSRSNPIAFDEDVPLFALGLINSAIELGGPSFREHPKLLNLIQDELFSSLMQFGVSMSPLILSTVCSIVLNLYLSLRTELKVQLEAFFSYVLLRCAQSKHGSSYQQQEVAMEALVDLCRQHTFMAEVFANFDCDITCSNVFEDVSNLLSKSAFPVNGPLSAMHILALDGLISMVQGMAERVGEELPATDVPTHEEGYEEFWTARCENYGDPNFWVPFVRKAKHLKKKLMLGADHFNRDPKKGLQYLQGMHLLPKELDPKSVACFFRYTCGLDMNLIGDFLGSHDQFCVQVLHEFAKTFDFQNMNLATALRLFVGTFRLPGEAQKIQRVLEAFSERYYEQSPHILINKDAAFVLAYSIILLNVDQHNKQVKTRMTEEDFIRNNREINGGADLPREYLSEIYHSISSSEIQMNADKGTGFQMITASRWISVIYKSKETSPYILCDSASHLDRDMFCIVSGPTIAATTVVFEQAEQEDVLQRCVDGLLAIAKLSAYYHLNSILDDLVVSLCKFTPFFTPLSADEAVLALGEDARARMATEAVFLIANKYGDYISSGWKNILECVLSLNKLQILPVHIASDEADDPEPSTSNLEQEKPSTNPLSVVSQPQPSAAPRKTSSFIGRFLWSLDVEETNALPTEEELVVYKHARGIVKDCHIDSIFSDSKFLQAESLQQLVNSLIKAPEKDEASAVFCLELLIAVTLNNRDRILLIWQTAYEHISGIVQSTSTPCALVEKAVFGVLKICQRLLPYKENLTDELLKSLQLVLKLKANVADAYCERITQEVGRLVKANASHIRSYIGWRTIISLLSITARHPEASDAGFEALRFIMSEGAHLLPSNYILCLDAAGQFAESRLGDIDRSISAIDLMSNSVFSLARWSQEAKNSVGEDYAMMKLSQDIGEMWLRLVENLKGVCLDQRDQVRNHAILMLQRAIGGAEGIMLPQPLWFKCFDSSVFPLLDDLLAISIENSKKTFKKTVEETLVLATKLMSKAFLQSLEDISQQPSFCRLWLGVLNRLETYMSTKFRGKRSEKIHELIPELLKNTLLVMKTTGVLLPGDDIGSDSFWQLTWLHVKKISPSLQSEVFPQEELDQFQRRNAKPEDSPAPENEDRD is encoded by the exons ATGGGGTATCAAAATCATGCTTCGGGAAGTAACTCGTTCCATGGAGAGTTCAAGAGTTGTCACTCCAAACCGTCCAAGGGTGCTGTGGCATCAATGATCAATTCTGAAATTGGTGCAGTTTTGGCTGTGATGAGGAGAAATGTACGGTGGGGTGTACGCTATATTGCAGATGATGATCAGTTAGAGCATTCTCTTATCCATTCTTTGAAAGAATTGCGTAAGCAGATATTTTTATGGCAAAGCAATTGGCAAAATGTTGACCCGATACTGTACATACGGCCTTTTTTGGATGTTATATTGTCGGATGAAACTGGGGCTCCAATCACTGGCGTTGCTTTGTCATCTGTCTACAAGATCTTGACCCTTGACATTTTTACCCTTGAAACCGTGAATGTGGGAGAGGCAATGCATATCATAGTTGATGCTGTAAAAAGCTGTCGTTTCGAGGTAACTGATCCAGCCTCAGAGGAAGTGGTTCTGATGAAGATACTTCAAGTTCTGCTGGCTTGCATAAAGAGTAAGGCCTCTAGTGGATTGAGTAATCAAGACATTTGCACCATCGTCAACACTTGTTTGCGTGTTGTTCATCAATCAAGCTCCAAAAGTGAATTGTTGCAGCGTATAGCTCGCCACACAATGCATGAGTTGATTAG ATGTATATTCTCTCAGCTTCCTTCTATCATCCCCTTGGCTAATGAAACTGAATTACATGTCAGCGATAAG GTGGGAACAGTGGACTGGGATCAGAATTCTGGAGAAAGCAAAGttgaaaatggaaatattgCTAGTGTATCTGATTCTCTCGACACTGAAAAAGATTCTCCAAGTTCTGAGATGGTTATTCCAGAAGCAGAAGTTcgaaatgatgaaaagaaaactGAGGTCAACGATGACTTGAATGTTGCTGCAAATGGTGAAAATGCAATGATGGCGCCTTTTGGTATTCCATGCATGGTAGAGATTTTTCATTTCTTGTGTACCCTATTGAATGTTGGAGAAAATGGTGAAGTCAATTCCAGATCCAACCCAATAGCGTTTGATGAAGATGTTCCTCTTTTCGCTCTAGGCTTAATTAATTCTGCTATAGAACTTGGAGGGCCTTCTTTCCGTGAGCACCCAAAGCTGTTGAATTTGATTCAGGATGAGTTATTCTCTAGCTTGATGCAGTTTGGTGTGTCCATGAGCCCTCTGATTCTTTCTACAGTTTGCAGCATCGTTCTTAATCTCTACCTAAGTCTTCGTACTGAGCTTAAGGTACAGCTTGAAGCTTTCTTTTCATATGTACTTCTGAGGTGTGCACAGAGCAAACATGGCTCTTCTTATCAGCAACAGGAGGTTGCTATGGAGGCTCTGGTTGATCTTTGCAGACAGCATACTTTCATGGCTGAAGTGTTTGCAAATTTCGATTGTGATATAACCTGCAGCAATGTGTTTGAAGATGTTTCAAACCTGCTATCCAAGAGTGCCTTCCCAGTTAATGGGCCTTTATCTGCTATGCATATACTTGCATTGGATGGGTTAATTTCTATGGTTCAGGGAATGGCTGAGAGGGTGGGTGAGGAATTGCCCGCTACAGATGTTCCTACACATGAAGAAGGATATGAGGAATTCTGGACAGCGAGATGTGAGAATTACGGAGATCCTAATTTTTGGGTTCCTTTTGTCCGAAAGGCAAAGCATTTAAAGAAAAAGCTGATGCTTGGGGCTGATCATTTTAACCGTGATCCTAAAAAAGGCTTACAGTATCTCCAAGGGATGCACTTGTTGCCTAAGGAACTTGATCCAAAGAGTGTGGCATGTTTCTTCAGGTATACATGTGGGTTAGATATGAATCTTATAGGAGATTTCCTCGGAAGTCATGACCAGTTCTGTGTTCAGGTGCTTCATGAGTTTGCCAAGACGTTCGACTTCCAGAACATGAATCTTGCTACTGCTCTGCGTCTCTTTGTAGGTACCTTTAGGTTGCCTGGCGAGGCACAGAAGATACAGCGAGTGCTGGAGGCGTTTTCTGAGAGATACTATGAACAGTCACCACATATACTGATTAATAAAGATGCTGCCTTCGTGTTAGCTTACTCGATTATATTGCTGAACGTTGATCAGCACAACAAGCAGGTGAAGACAAGGATGACTGAAGAAGATTTCATCCGTAACAACAGGGAGATAAATGGAGGCGCAGACCTTCCTAGAGAGTACCTATCTGAGATTTATCATTCAATTAGCAGCAGTGAGATTCAGATGAACGCAGATAAGGGAACCGGCTTCCAAATGATTACTGCCAGTCGTTGGATTAGTGTGATTTACAAATCCAAAGAAACCAGTCCCTATATCCTATGTGACTCTGCATCCCATCTGGACCGCGACATGTTTTGTATTGTGTCTGGTCCCACTATTGCAGCTACGACAGTGGTTTTTGAGCAAGCAGAGCAAGAAGATGTTTTGCAGAGATGTGTCGATGGATTATTGGCCATTGCAAAACTTTCAGCATATTATCATTTGAACAGTATTTTGGATGATCTGGTTGTGTCTCTCTGCAAATTCACACCTTTCTTCACCCCGTTATCTGCCGATGAAGCTGTTCTTGCTTTAGGAGAAGATGCCAGAGCGAGAATGGCTACTGAAGCTGTTTTCTTGATTGCAAATAAATATGGTGACTATATCAGTTCGGGCTGGAAAAACATACTGGAATGTGTCTTGAGCCTCAATAAACTCCAGATTTTACCAGTTCATATAGCTAGTGATGAAGCGGATGACCCAGAGCCGTCAACTAGTAACTTGGAGCAAGAAAAACCATCCACAAATCCGCTGTCAGTAGTATCACAGCCACAACCCTCAGCGGCGCCTCGCAAAACATCTAGTTTTATTGGTCGGTTTCTTTGGTCTTTGGATGTGGAGGAGACGAATGCATTACCAACCGAGGAAGAACTGGTAGTTTATAAACATGCTCGTGGGATAGTGAAAGATTGTCACATTGATAGCATATTCTCAGACAGCAAGTTTCTCCAAGCTGAGTCTCTGCAGCAGCTTGTTAACTCTCTCATAAAAGCACCCGAGAAAGATGAAGCTAGTGCTGTCTTTTGCCTGGAGCTTCTGATTGCAGTAACTCTTAACAACCGAGACAGAATCCTATTGATTTGGCAAACTGCTTATGAGCATATCTCGGGTATAGTTCAATCAACGTCAACACCATGCGCACTTGTTGAAAAGgctgtttttggtgttttgaagATTTGCCAGAGATTATTGCCATACAAGGAAAATCTAACAGATGAACTTCTGAAATCACTCCAACTTGTTCTCAAGCTTAAGGCAAACGTGGCTGATGCATACTGTGAACGAATTACACAAGAAGTTGGCCGTCTTGTGAAAGCGAATGCATCTCATATTAGATCTTATATTGGTTGGCGAACGATCATATCTCTGCTATCAATCACAGCTCGGCATCCAGAAGCTTCTGATGCTGGATTTGAAGCCCTCCGGTTTATAATGTCAGAAGGAGCACACTTGTTACCTTCAAACTACATTCTCTGTTTAGATGCAGCTGGGCAGTTTGCTGAATCCCGACTTGGTGATATTGATCGGTCCATCTCAGCAATTGACTTAATGTCAAACTCTGTTTTTAGTCTTGCAAGATGGTCTCAAGAGGCGAAAAACTCTGTTGGAGAAGATTATGCTATGATGAAACTAAGTCAAGATATTGGAGAAATGTGGCTCAGACTTGTGGAAAACCTCAAGGGAGTTTGTCTTGATCAACGCGACCAAGTGAGAAACCACGCAATTTTAATGTTGCAGCGAGCTATAGGCGGTGCAGAAGGGATCATGTTGCCACAACCTCTATGGTTCAAATGCTTCGATTCCTCAGTCTTCCCATTGCTAGACGATTTGCTCGCTATTTCGATTGAGAATTCAAAAAAGACTTTCAAGAAAACAGTTGAAGAAACGCTTGTTCTCGCCACGAAGCTCATGTCAAAAGCTTTTCTTCAATCTCTTGAAGATATCTCACAGCAACCATCATTCTGTAGACTCTGGCTCGGTGTCTTGAACCGTTTGGAGACTTACATGTCAACCAAATTCAGAGGAAAACGCAGCGAGAAGATCCATGAACTCATACCGGAACTGCTCAAGAACACATTGCTGGTGATGAAGACGACGGGAGTTTTATTACCAGGTGATGACATCGGAAGTGACAGTTTCTGGCAACTAACGTGGCTTCACGTCAAGAAGATCTCTCCATCTCTGCAATctgaagttttcccacaagagGAGCTTGATCAGTTTCAGAGACGAAACGCAAAGCCTGAGGATTCTCCGGCACCGGAAAATGAGGACCGAGACTGA